A DNA window from Armatimonadota bacterium contains the following coding sequences:
- a CDS encoding superoxide dismutase, with protein MTGEHTLPDLPYSYDALEPHYDEQTLQLHHDLHHAGYVKGLNAAEEKVAAMLKANDFGAAKAVCAELAFHGSGHILHSLFWSNMKPGGGGEPAGELAAAIKQQFGGFQGFKDLFLAATNAVAGSGWGILAHRQADDALVVLQAEKHENLTQWGVTPLLALDVWEHAYYLKYQNKRPQWTQAFMEHLVNWDDVARRLAQARGR; from the coding sequence ATGACGGGCGAGCACACACTGCCGGATCTCCCGTATTCCTACGACGCGCTGGAGCCGCACTATGACGAGCAGACGCTGCAGCTGCATCACGACCTTCATCACGCGGGCTATGTCAAGGGCCTCAACGCGGCCGAGGAGAAGGTCGCGGCGATGCTGAAGGCGAACGATTTCGGCGCCGCCAAGGCGGTGTGCGCGGAGCTGGCGTTTCACGGTTCGGGGCATATCCTGCATTCGCTGTTCTGGAGCAACATGAAGCCGGGCGGAGGGGGTGAACCGGCGGGCGAGCTGGCGGCGGCGATCAAGCAGCAGTTCGGCGGCTTCCAGGGGTTCAAGGACCTATTCCTGGCGGCGACCAACGCGGTGGCGGGCTCGGGCTGGGGCATTCTCGCCCATCGCCAAGCGGATGACGCGCTGGTGGTGCTGCAGGCGGAGAAGCATGAGAACCTGACCCAATGGGGGGTTACGCCCTTGCTCGCGCTCGACGTGTGGGAGCACGCCTACTACCTGAAGTACCAGAACAAGCGACCGCAGTGGACCCAGGCGTTCATGGAGCACCTCGTCAACTGGGACGACGTGGCCCGGCGTCTGGCGCAGGCCCGCGGGCGATAA
- a CDS encoding redoxin domain-containing protein encodes MSALQVGARAPDFELKATGDTTVRLSELLKQGKHVVIAFYPAAFSPVCGDELSLFQEARDEFARLNAQVIAISVDNVWSADAFAQAKGIAFPLLADFHPKGAVAEKFGVMRDDGIAERALFIIDPRGVIRYSYVSPVAENPGADRLLDALEQMSAGGT; translated from the coding sequence ATGTCGGCGTTGCAAGTGGGAGCCAGGGCCCCGGATTTCGAGCTCAAGGCCACCGGCGATACTACGGTTCGCCTGTCGGAGCTGCTGAAGCAGGGCAAGCACGTCGTGATCGCGTTCTACCCGGCGGCGTTCAGCCCGGTATGCGGCGACGAGCTGAGCCTGTTCCAGGAGGCGCGCGACGAGTTCGCGCGTCTCAACGCCCAGGTCATCGCCATCTCGGTGGACAACGTGTGGTCGGCGGATGCGTTCGCGCAGGCCAAAGGGATAGCTTTCCCGCTGCTGGCGGATTTCCACCCCAAGGGAGCGGTGGCGGAGAAGTTCGGGGTCATGCGCGACGACGGCATCGCCGAGCGCGCGCTGTTCATCATAGACCCCCGGGGCGTCATTCGCTACAGCTACGTCTCGCCCGTCGCGGAGAACCCGGGGGCTGATCGCCTGCTCGACGCCCTGGAGCAGATGAGCGCGGGTGGGACATGA
- a CDS encoding phosphatidylglycerol lysyltransferase domain-containing protein encodes MDCLLELPHMRELTLDDREVVEAALAREPPDTSELTFTNLFIWRHAYGLRLSRVEGALCIFAWRADPEESFLLPPLMVERMSFRGSAATEESPVGVAREVGDSSPELGMTPSGAPTIVERALAHLRDHGHDPKLARVSTAQLERLGVTGERFSVEPDRDNWDYVYSVRDLVELAGDKYHRKRNHIAQFQAEHTQWEYRPLTPDLAPACEELQDLWCDEKHCDLSATLHAESRAVKEALHNLDRLSALGGCILVGGKVEAFTLGEPLNADTVTIHIEKANAAFHGLYQVINQQFLEHQGHDFAYVNRQQDLGVQGLRKAKESYHPHHMIEKYVVRLRA; translated from the coding sequence ATGGATTGCCTCCTCGAACTGCCCCACATGCGCGAGCTGACGCTGGATGATCGTGAGGTCGTGGAGGCGGCCTTGGCGCGCGAGCCGCCCGACACCTCGGAGCTGACCTTCACCAACCTCTTCATCTGGCGTCACGCATACGGCCTGCGGTTGAGCCGGGTGGAGGGCGCGCTGTGCATCTTCGCCTGGCGCGCCGATCCGGAGGAATCGTTCCTGCTGCCGCCGCTAATGGTTGAAAGGATGTCATTCCGAGGGAGTGCAGCGACCGAGGAATCTCCAGTCGGGGTTGCGCGGGAGGTAGGGGATTCCTCGCCGGAGCTCGGAATGACACCATCCGGGGCCCCGACGATCGTAGAACGCGCCCTGGCGCACCTGCGCGACCACGGCCACGACCCCAAGCTGGCGCGCGTCTCGACCGCACAACTCGAACGCCTGGGCGTCACCGGCGAGCGCTTCTCGGTCGAGCCGGATCGCGACAACTGGGACTACGTCTATTCCGTGCGCGACCTGGTCGAGCTGGCCGGCGACAAGTACCACCGCAAGCGCAACCACATCGCCCAGTTCCAGGCCGAGCACACGCAGTGGGAGTATCGCCCCCTCACGCCCGACCTCGCGCCCGCGTGCGAGGAGCTGCAGGACCTGTGGTGTGATGAGAAGCACTGCGATCTCTCAGCCACGCTGCATGCCGAATCGCGCGCGGTCAAGGAAGCCCTGCACAACCTCGACCGCCTGTCCGCGCTCGGGGGCTGCATTCTCGTCGGCGGAAAGGTCGAAGCCTTCACCCTCGGCGAGCCGCTCAACGCCGACACCGTGACCATCCACATCGAGAAGGCGAACGCCGCCTTCCACGGCCTCTACCAGGTCATCAATCAGCAGTTCCTCGAGCACCAGGGGCATGATTTCGCCTACGTCAACCGTCAGCAGGACCTCGGCGTCCAGGGCCTGCGCAAGGCCAAGGAGTCCTACCACCCGCACCACATGATCGAGAAGTACGTCGTGCGGTTGCGGGCATAG
- a CDS encoding alpha-ketoacid dehydrogenase subunit beta, translated as MPPKADVSAPEQTRMREVAYALAVRTALREEMQRDERVFLMGEDIAVYGGVYGATRGLLREFGDKRVLDTPISEAAIAGMAVGAAIGGLRPVAEIMYCDFLSIALDAIANQAAKLRYMSAGQLSIPVVIRTSAGGHGYAAQHSQSLEAWVTHIPGLKVVMPGTCADARGLLKSAIRDPNPVVVIEHKALYQTTGPIPAQETLEPIGVARVMREGTDVTLVSWSAMAGACFEAAQELAGEGIEAEVIDLRTLLPADFETVVDSVRKTGRLVVAHEAVTYGGFGAEVVAQLTERAWGDLKAPPVRVGSRFAPVPFAEPLEACVMAGKQEVVAAVRSCIGRDR; from the coding sequence ATGCCCCCGAAGGCTGACGTCTCCGCCCCGGAGCAGACCCGTATGCGCGAGGTCGCCTACGCGCTGGCGGTGCGCACCGCCCTGCGCGAGGAGATGCAGCGCGACGAGCGGGTCTTTCTGATGGGCGAGGACATCGCAGTCTATGGCGGCGTCTATGGGGCGACCCGCGGCCTGCTGCGCGAGTTCGGCGACAAGCGCGTGCTGGACACGCCGATCTCCGAGGCGGCGATCGCCGGTATGGCGGTGGGCGCCGCCATCGGCGGCCTGCGCCCGGTGGCGGAGATCATGTACTGCGATTTCCTCTCCATCGCCCTCGATGCCATCGCCAACCAGGCGGCCAAGCTGCGCTACATGAGCGCGGGGCAACTGAGCATCCCGGTGGTCATTCGCACCTCCGCCGGCGGGCATGGATATGCCGCCCAGCATTCGCAATCCCTGGAGGCCTGGGTCACCCATATCCCCGGCCTCAAGGTCGTCATGCCCGGCACTTGCGCCGATGCGCGCGGGCTGCTCAAGTCCGCTATCCGCGACCCCAACCCGGTGGTGGTGATCGAGCACAAGGCCCTCTACCAGACCACCGGCCCCATCCCCGCGCAGGAGACGCTCGAGCCCATCGGTGTGGCCAGGGTCATGCGTGAGGGCACGGACGTGACGCTCGTCTCGTGGTCGGCGATGGCGGGCGCGTGTTTCGAGGCCGCCCAGGAGCTGGCAGGGGAGGGGATCGAGGCGGAGGTCATAGACCTGCGCACCCTGCTGCCGGCGGACTTCGAAACCGTCGTGGACTCGGTACGCAAGACGGGGCGGCTGGTGGTGGCGCACGAGGCGGTGACCTACGGCGGATTCGGGGCCGAGGTGGTGGCGCAACTGACCGAGCGCGCGTGGGGCGATCTCAAGGCGCCCCCGGTGCGCGTGGGTTCGCGCTTCGCGCCGGTACCCTTCGCGGAGCCGCTGGAGGCCTGCGTCATGGCGGGTAAGCAGGAAGTTGTCGCCGCGGTGCGCTCCTGTATAGGTCGGGATCGGTAG
- a CDS encoding 2-oxo acid dehydrogenase subunit E2 has protein sequence MDVPKQAPEFELIPHTTTRVAIGERVGKSRREIPHFDLFAHADASALVAYRQRLKRAGDGWAPTFNDLFIYIVARLLPEFPMLNAWYAEEGVKRFKPVHLGFAVQTDQGVLLPTLFDANRKPLRQISEEAHELSELARGGRLRASYQQWGGFTISNVGPKRIEAFAAIISPPQTGILAIGPIAKRPLVVGDEVAARSTVWLTLTVDHRVVDGAVGAEFLAALMPRLEDWAGEEGE, from the coding sequence ATGGATGTTCCCAAGCAGGCGCCAGAGTTCGAGCTGATACCCCACACCACGACGCGCGTCGCCATCGGCGAGCGCGTGGGCAAGAGCCGGCGGGAGATCCCGCATTTCGACCTCTTCGCCCACGCCGATGCGAGCGCGCTGGTGGCCTATCGCCAGCGGCTCAAGCGAGCGGGTGACGGATGGGCGCCGACCTTTAACGACCTGTTCATCTACATCGTGGCGCGCCTGCTGCCCGAGTTCCCTATGCTCAACGCGTGGTACGCGGAGGAGGGGGTCAAGCGGTTCAAGCCGGTGCACCTGGGCTTCGCGGTGCAAACCGACCAGGGGGTGCTGCTGCCGACGCTGTTCGACGCCAACCGCAAACCCCTGCGCCAGATCAGCGAGGAGGCGCACGAGCTTAGTGAGCTCGCCCGCGGCGGTCGGCTGCGGGCGAGCTACCAGCAGTGGGGCGGGTTCACCATCTCCAACGTCGGCCCCAAGCGCATCGAGGCCTTCGCCGCCATCATCAGCCCCCCGCAGACCGGGATCCTGGCCATCGGCCCCATCGCCAAGCGTCCGCTGGTGGTGGGCGATGAGGTGGCGGCGCGCTCGACGGTGTGGCTGACGCTGACCGTGGATCACCGCGTCGTGGACGGCGCGGTCGGCGCGGAGTTCCTGGCCGCGCTCATGCCCCGCCTCGAGGACTGGGCCGGCGAGGAAGGGGAGTAG
- a CDS encoding thioredoxin domain-containing protein has product MPPKEDQTHRLRVAVSDDDWSRGPADAPVTLVEYADYECPHCQAAYPVLEELLRAHADRLRFVVRHFPVTSAHPRAAAAALAAEAAGRQGKFWEMHARLFGDPGQLDPADLRRHARDLGLDRERFQEDLDDPRLARKIQEHRRQGLRSGVNGTPTLFFNGARYDGPRDLKSLSQAVEKTAED; this is encoded by the coding sequence GTGCCACCGAAGGAAGACCAAACCCATCGTCTGCGCGTGGCAGTCTCGGATGACGATTGGTCGCGCGGCCCCGCCGACGCGCCGGTGACGCTGGTCGAGTACGCGGACTACGAGTGCCCCCACTGCCAGGCGGCGTACCCGGTGCTCGAGGAGCTGCTGCGCGCGCACGCCGACCGGCTGCGCTTCGTTGTGCGGCACTTCCCGGTGACGAGCGCTCACCCCCGCGCCGCGGCCGCGGCCCTGGCCGCGGAGGCCGCGGGGCGGCAGGGCAAGTTCTGGGAGATGCACGCGCGGCTGTTTGGGGATCCGGGGCAACTCGATCCCGCCGACCTGCGGCGCCATGCGCGAGACCTCGGCCTCGACCGGGAGCGCTTCCAGGAGGACCTGGATGACCCGCGCCTGGCGCGCAAAATCCAGGAGCACAGGCGCCAGGGGCTGCGCAGCGGCGTCAACGGCACGCCGACGCTGTTCTTCAACGGCGCGCGGTATGATGGGCCGCGCGACCTGAAGTCCCTGTCACAGGCGGTGGAGAAAACGGCCGAAGACTAA
- a CDS encoding c-type cytochrome, which yields MRAGLAVAVVLMTVVVTMAGVCANPGAAQDGRLIEQGRQLWTERACLNCHMLKGEGAPGPGPDLTDVGKRRTKDWLRKWLRDPPAVKPGTLMPKFDWSEKQLDGIIAYLTSSASTAPAAPAATPTPGPSAVGDPVPPSAGQRSWWPALAIAGAMGAVSGMVIAAWRRQARRQVGERER from the coding sequence ATGAGAGCAGGACTCGCTGTCGCAGTCGTGTTGATGACCGTAGTCGTGACCATGGCTGGCGTGTGCGCGAACCCAGGCGCAGCACAGGATGGCCGGCTCATCGAGCAGGGCAGGCAACTCTGGACGGAGCGTGCCTGCCTGAATTGCCACATGCTGAAAGGTGAAGGCGCGCCCGGCCCCGGCCCGGACCTGACCGATGTCGGCAAGCGGCGAACGAAGGACTGGTTGCGCAAGTGGCTTCGCGATCCACCGGCGGTCAAGCCCGGCACCCTCATGCCGAAGTTCGATTGGAGCGAGAAGCAGCTCGACGGCATCATCGCCTATCTGACATCTTCCGCCTCTACCGCCCCGGCGGCGCCGGCAGCGACGCCGACGCCCGGCCCCAGCGCCGTCGGCGATCCGGTCCCGCCCTCGGCTGGGCAACGGTCGTGGTGGCCGGCCCTGGCCATTGCGGGGGCGATGGGGGCGGTGTCAGGCATGGTAATCGCTGCCTGGCGGCGACAGGCGCGCCGCCAGGTCGGCGAACGGGAGAGATAG
- a CDS encoding thiamine pyrophosphate-dependent enzyme, whose product MARPSTEQLLALYEDLLRVRFFEEKINDELFPSGLIRGLTHLYIGQEAVGVGVIRALQPPDYVLSTHRGHGHCLLRGSDPARIYAEILGRRDGVCRGKGGSMHLADMETDFVGCNPVVGANLPIGAGLAFAAKYLGNGRLTAVFFGDGAINTGAFHESANLAALWKLPLFLICENNRYAISVSVERASAVTDLADRAAAYGIWHETVDGMRVGEVFEAAQRAAEVCRSHQQPVLLVANTYRFVGHYTSDTLRYRPPDEARDEFREHDPVHLAERQLTDDCAVDMQQLVALRDRVHREIEQAAETAKLSPPPPPESALEDVYAPEG is encoded by the coding sequence ATGGCGCGGCCGTCCACCGAGCAGCTCCTGGCGCTCTACGAGGACCTGCTGCGCGTGCGGTTCTTCGAGGAGAAGATCAACGATGAGCTTTTCCCCTCCGGCCTCATCCGCGGGCTCACCCACCTCTACATCGGCCAGGAGGCGGTCGGCGTCGGCGTCATTCGCGCCCTGCAGCCACCGGACTACGTGCTCAGCACCCACCGCGGTCACGGCCACTGCCTGCTGCGGGGCTCCGATCCGGCGCGCATCTACGCCGAGATCCTGGGCCGCCGCGACGGCGTGTGCCGCGGCAAGGGCGGCTCCATGCACCTGGCCGACATGGAAACCGACTTCGTCGGCTGCAACCCGGTGGTCGGCGCCAACCTCCCCATCGGCGCCGGCCTCGCCTTCGCCGCCAAGTACCTGGGCAACGGGCGCCTGACCGCCGTCTTCTTCGGCGACGGCGCCATCAACACCGGCGCCTTCCACGAATCCGCCAACCTGGCGGCCCTGTGGAAGCTGCCGCTGTTCCTCATCTGCGAGAACAACCGCTACGCCATTTCGGTCTCGGTGGAGCGCGCCAGCGCCGTCACCGACCTTGCCGACCGCGCCGCCGCCTACGGCATCTGGCACGAGACCGTGGACGGTATGCGGGTCGGGGAGGTATTCGAGGCGGCCCAGCGCGCCGCCGAGGTCTGCCGCAGCCACCAGCAGCCGGTGCTGCTGGTGGCCAACACCTATCGCTTCGTCGGCCACTATACCAGCGACACTCTGCGCTACCGCCCGCCCGACGAGGCGCGCGACGAGTTCCGCGAGCACGACCCCGTCCACCTCGCCGAGCGCCAGCTCACCGACGACTGCGCGGTGGACATGCAGCAGCTCGTGGCGCTGCGTGATCGCGTGCACCGCGAGATCGAGCAGGCGGCGGAAACGGCCAAGCTCAGCCCGCCGCCGCCGCCGGAGTCGGCGCTGGAGGACGTCTATGCCCCCGAAGGCTGA
- the wrbA gene encoding NAD(P)H:quinone oxidoreductase, with protein sequence MNILIVFDSRYGNTHKLAEAVAEGARQVAEAEARLARPPASEPEAIIQQNERWQAAHARFMQVREVTLDDFRWADAVILGSPTRFGNMTASLKAVVDGWGPLWMEGTLVGKVGAAFTSSSTMHGANEITILTMWLPLIHQGMVIVGVPYAEERLISTTRGGTPYGASSVSGPMADQGPNEDELAIARTLGRRVAEVAGKLRS encoded by the coding sequence ATGAACATCCTGATCGTGTTCGACAGCAGGTACGGCAATACCCACAAGCTGGCGGAGGCCGTAGCCGAGGGCGCGCGCCAGGTGGCGGAGGCGGAGGCGCGACTGGCGCGCCCGCCGGCGTCAGAACCCGAAGCCATCATCCAGCAGAACGAGCGCTGGCAGGCGGCGCACGCCCGGTTCATGCAGGTGCGCGAGGTGACGCTGGATGATTTCCGTTGGGCGGACGCGGTGATCCTGGGCTCGCCCACACGCTTCGGCAACATGACCGCATCGCTCAAGGCGGTGGTGGACGGTTGGGGGCCGCTGTGGATGGAGGGGACGCTGGTGGGCAAGGTCGGGGCCGCCTTCACCAGCAGCTCGACCATGCACGGCGCCAACGAGATCACCATCCTCACCATGTGGCTGCCGTTGATCCACCAGGGGATGGTCATCGTCGGAGTGCCTTATGCGGAGGAGCGGCTGATCTCCACCACCCGCGGCGGGACCCCCTATGGCGCGAGCTCGGTCTCTGGCCCCATGGCCGACCAGGGGCCGAACGAGGACGAATTGGCGATCGCCCGCACCCTGGGCCGGCGCGTGGCCGAAGTGGCGGGCAAGCTCCGGTCGTAG
- a CDS encoding FAD-dependent oxidoreductase: MSENAETMHDVVIIGAGPAGGTAAIYAARARLKTLLIDKAKLGGSLAVAPKIANFPSVTTPVSGAELARTIKQQALDFGAEYLQAPVLGVDLSQDTKRVFTGEGVLLGKAVIIATGAMGRGDRVPGEEQRVGRGVSYCATCDGAFYDGQVVAVVGNSEEAVDDALLLTKFAAKVHLVAPPPKLWVSDEVRQALAADPKIEMLADTKLVEIRGDAQVREIVVGAPEGGTRTLAVDGVFIYLAGNKPVTDFLGGTLELTENGCIRVDRAMATAIPGVFAAGDVRCTEFRQAITAAADGAIAAISADRYVNRRESFRPSR; the protein is encoded by the coding sequence GTGAGCGAAAACGCCGAGACGATGCACGACGTCGTCATCATCGGCGCGGGCCCGGCCGGGGGCACGGCCGCCATCTACGCGGCGCGCGCGCGGCTGAAGACCCTGCTGATAGACAAGGCCAAGCTCGGCGGATCGCTGGCGGTCGCCCCGAAGATTGCCAACTTCCCGTCGGTGACGACGCCGGTGTCGGGCGCGGAGCTGGCGCGGACCATCAAACAGCAGGCGCTCGATTTCGGCGCGGAGTACCTGCAGGCGCCGGTGCTCGGGGTGGATCTCAGCCAGGATACGAAACGGGTATTCACCGGCGAGGGGGTGCTCCTGGGCAAGGCCGTCATCATCGCCACCGGAGCGATGGGGCGCGGAGATCGTGTTCCGGGCGAGGAGCAGCGGGTAGGGCGCGGGGTCAGCTACTGCGCGACCTGCGACGGCGCTTTCTACGACGGTCAGGTAGTGGCGGTGGTGGGCAATAGCGAGGAGGCGGTGGATGACGCGCTGCTGCTGACCAAGTTCGCGGCCAAGGTGCACTTGGTGGCGCCGCCGCCCAAGCTGTGGGTGAGCGATGAGGTGCGCCAAGCGTTGGCGGCGGATCCCAAGATCGAGATGCTGGCGGATACCAAGCTCGTCGAGATCCGCGGGGACGCCCAGGTGCGCGAGATCGTGGTCGGCGCGCCCGAAGGGGGAACGCGGACGCTGGCGGTGGATGGCGTGTTCATCTACCTCGCGGGCAACAAGCCGGTGACCGATTTCCTGGGCGGCACGTTGGAGCTCACCGAGAACGGTTGCATCCGCGTTGACCGCGCGATGGCGACGGCGATCCCCGGGGTCTTCGCGGCGGGCGACGTCCGGTGCACCGAGTTCAGGCAGGCGATCACGGCGGCGGCGGACGGCGCGATCGCCGCCATCTCGGCCGACCGCTACGTCAACCGCCGCGAGAGCTTCCGCCCCAGCCGATAG
- a CDS encoding zf-HC2 domain-containing protein: protein MRCRRVRQKLQPLVDGALAEKEAAALRQHLSACAACGLEFEALRALDRALAAEPTVQPPPTMTAAIVSQAAARSLMAPATLIPRRLEALSLAGLALALAAFAVAVFAVGGISITIGPLTVGTTGVIAVIVAAVSAAFGSLYYGTCA from the coding sequence ATGAGATGCCGGCGCGTCCGCCAGAAGCTTCAGCCCCTGGTAGACGGAGCCCTCGCCGAGAAGGAGGCCGCGGCCCTCCGTCAGCATCTGAGCGCCTGCGCCGCCTGCGGCCTCGAGTTCGAGGCGCTGCGCGCCCTCGATCGCGCCCTGGCGGCCGAACCCACGGTTCAGCCGCCGCCGACCATGACCGCGGCGATAGTCAGCCAGGCCGCCGCCCGTTCGCTCATGGCGCCCGCGACGCTCATCCCGCGACGGCTGGAGGCGCTGAGCCTGGCGGGGTTGGCCCTTGCCTTGGCGGCGTTCGCCGTGGCCGTGTTCGCCGTCGGCGGGATCTCGATCACGATCGGCCCGTTGACCGTGGGCACCACGGGCGTGATCGCCGTCATCGTTGCGGCGGTCTCCGCCGCCTTCGGTTCCCTCTACTACGGGACCTGCGCCTGA
- a CDS encoding sigma-70 family RNA polymerase sigma factor, with product MNAEATCAPSWLMMTGRAEDHRADAVAIQRARNGDRSAFDEIVRRHQGRVYNLAYRMLRHPQDAEDVTQEAFLKAFGALPRLKNERAFASWLGRIAANLCLMRLRSAQRAETLTDPAVIAEGSACAGNPSSLDIVGETRAAIAKLPPKYRLAVVAFYLEGRSCREGARLAGVPVLTFKTRLYRARKLLRDLLGEVPEGPTP from the coding sequence ATGAACGCGGAGGCGACGTGCGCGCCGTCGTGGCTGATGATGACCGGCCGCGCCGAGGATCACCGCGCCGATGCGGTTGCCATCCAGCGGGCACGCAACGGCGATCGGTCGGCCTTTGACGAGATCGTTCGGCGCCACCAAGGGCGCGTCTACAACCTGGCCTATCGCATGCTGCGACATCCCCAAGACGCCGAGGACGTGACCCAGGAAGCGTTTCTCAAGGCGTTCGGAGCTCTGCCGCGGCTCAAGAATGAGCGCGCCTTCGCCTCGTGGCTCGGGCGCATCGCGGCCAACCTGTGCCTGATGCGGCTGCGGTCGGCGCAGCGCGCGGAGACGCTAACCGATCCGGCGGTGATCGCTGAGGGAAGCGCATGCGCTGGGAATCCGTCGAGCCTCGACATCGTCGGGGAGACGCGCGCGGCGATAGCCAAGCTGCCGCCCAAGTACCGGCTGGCGGTGGTCGCCTTCTACCTGGAGGGTCGTTCCTGCCGCGAGGGCGCCCGTCTGGCCGGAGTGCCGGTGCTGACGTTCAAGACGCGACTCTACCGCGCGCGCAAGCTGCTGCGCGATCTGCTTGGCGAAGTGCCGGAGGGACCCACACCATGA